The Opitutus sp. ER46 genome contains the following window.
GGCGACCGCGCGCGCGATCCAGCGGGGGCTGAGCCACCAGCCCAACTGGCAGCTTTTCGAGACCGGCGGGCGCTTTCGGTTTCGCGACCTGGAGGTGCAGAGCTATGCGGTGCCGCACGACGCACAGGAGCCGGTGGGTTTCCGGTTCAGCAGCGGCATCGACGGCGATCTCTTTTCGCCGCGCCGGTCGATCGCGGTCCTCACCGACCTGGGCTATGCCCCGCAGAACGTCCACGAGTGCATCCGCGACTGCGAAGTTGTCATGGTGGAGTCGAACCACTGCCCGGAGTTGTTGAAGGCCGACACCCGCCGGCCGTGGTCGACGAAGCAGCGCATCGCAGGGCGGCACGGGCATCTGTCGAACGCCGCCGCGCGCGAGCTGCTCGCGACGGTGGCGAGCCCGCGGTGGCGCCGCATCTACCTCACGCATCTCTCGCGCGACTGTAACTCGCGCCCGGCGGTCGAGGCCGCGTTTGCCGATGTGCGCCGCGCGCTGAACGCGTGCGAGTTTTCCATCGTCGAGCAGGGACAGAGCACGCCGATCTACGACCTGTAGTCTCGGCGCCCCACCGGCGCCGAGATGTTGCAGGTGGGAAGGTCAGAACGTTGCAGGTTCCACGTTGGAAAGTTGCAGGTTCGGAAGCGGAACGACCGTTGCAGGCGAGGAGCCGCCCCGCGTTGCAGGTGGGAAGGTTGGCAAGTTGCAGGTTGGGAGGGTCCGAACCTTAAGCCTTAGGACTTCCAACCTTAAACAGCGGCGCGGGACGCGCCGCTAAACCTCGATCATCGCTTTCAGCACCGCGGGATTCCCGGCGATCTCCGTTGGAAACACGCGCGGCGTGTCGGCCAGGGCGAAGCGGTGCGTGATCCACGGGCTGGTGTCGACCTTGCCCGCCTCGACCAGCGCGATGATGTCGCGGAATGTCTGCGGCAGCGAGTTGCGGCTGCCGGACACTGTGAGCTCGCGGCGGTGGAAGTTAGGGTCGTTGAAGGTAAGATCGCCCTGGAAGAGGCCGACGAAGACGATCCGCCCGCCGTGCGCCGCCAACTCGAAGGTGCCGGCCATGGACTTGGGGTTGCCGGTGGCGTCGATCACGACGTTGGGCAGATCGCCGCCGCCGATCGCCTTGAGGGCGTTCGCGGCCTCCGCGCCGGCGGTCACGACATGGCGGACGCCCAGTTTCT
Protein-coding sequences here:
- a CDS encoding MBL fold metallo-hydrolase, with amino-acid sequence MRFCILGSGSAGNSALLITENTRVLVDAGFSARKLSTLLAAVGETLERIDAVFLTHEHGDHCAGVEGLKKFPHLQFFANAATARAIQRGLSHQPNWQLFETGGRFRFRDLEVQSYAVPHDAQEPVGFRFSSGIDGDLFSPRRSIAVLTDLGYAPQNVHECIRDCEVVMVESNHCPELLKADTRRPWSTKQRIAGRHGHLSNAAARELLATVASPRWRRIYLTHLSRDCNSRPAVEAAFADVRRALNACEFSIVEQGQSTPIYDL